A region of the Caballeronia sp. TF1N1 genome:
AGACCTTCGTGCAGCGGCCTAGATAGAAGCGGAAGCAGATGCAGCGGGTGCGAGAGAGGCGAAGGCATAGTTGTTCTTGCCGTTACGCTTGACTGTGTACATGGTGTCGTCGGCGACCGCGACGAGGCGCCAGTAGTCGCTCACCCGGTCCGGGTAGCTCGCGATGCCGATACTTGCTCGCACCAGCGAAAGACGCATCTGCATGTCGGTTTCGGTCACGCAATCGATGATCCGTTGCGCAATCGCGGCCAGCTCCTTGTCCCCGGAAAACTCGCGCACGAGCACGGCGAACTCGTCGCCGCCGATACGCGCGACGACGTCGCCACTACGCACGGTCTGGCGAAAGCGTCGCGATACCGCAATCAGGAACTCGTCGCCGATACGGTGACCGTGCGTATCGTTGACGCGCTTGAAGCCGTCGAGGTCGATATACAACACGGCGATGCGTGCCGGTTCGGCGCCGTTCGCAAGGCGCGCGGCCGACTCCTCCAGTGACGCGAACAGCTTGCGTCGATTGGGCAGGCCCGTCATCGCGTCGTGCAATGAAGCGTGTTCGAACTCATGCGACATGCCGACCAATTGTCGATTGCGTTTTGCATACATTCCGATCGCCGTGATCAACACGCCGAACACGATCGCCGATAACGCGATGAGCGTATGCGACACGCTCACGATGCGCTCGCGCAGATCGGCGCTGGCGCGGTCGCGCTCGGTGCGCCAGTAGGTATAGACGGAATCGAGCGCGCTGCTGGCCGCGCGAAAATCGGCCGCAGGCGAGAGGACGTCAGCGGGCATTGGCGGCGCGGGCACCGGGCTCGAACCGATGAGCGCGTGCAGGCTTCCGAGCCGCGCGGCAAACTCGATGCGCGCCTGGCGGTACGCAATGTGGTGCTGTGCATCGCTCGCCGGCGTGCCTAGCAGCACCACCGAGGCGCTACGCGCGGCATCGGCGCGCTCGACTGCTTCGAGCACGAGCCCGATGTATTCCTGATGCAATTGCACCGAGAAAATGGTGCGGACCTGAACCGCAAGAAAAAGCAGGCCGATGAGCAGCAGCGACAACGCCACGGCTGCAAGCGGAGCTGGCCCGCGAATGCCCGCACGCCGAGCGAGCGCCTGAACGGTATTCAAAATGCGATGCGGCAGCGGCCGATCCACGGCGTCTTCATCCGCGGGCATCGGTGGCGCTGCCGATGCTTCACGGACGGGAATATTCCTCTCGCTGACCGGCTGTTGCATTGCGTCGATAACTCACTCGATGGAAGAACGCGCCCACGCGCGCGAAGAGGCCGGTGTCCGTTCTGGCGCGCGCCGCGCGACGGCGTGCAGCCTGAGTCTGGCCGGCGCTCGCCTGGGCCGAAGCCGCGCGGTTTCCGCGCGCCGAGGCAGTTTGCGACTGAGGTCGCGTTGCGGCCACCGCGCTCGGACGTTGCACGGTCGGCGCCGCTTGCGTTGGAGCGGCGGCGATGGCGGCGGCATCCACTGTGTCCGCGCCATAGACGGCGGGTGCAGTCGTGCTCATGGACGCATCGCGAACGGAGACGGGCGCCGCTTCCACTGTGCCAACGGCTTGCGTCTGCGTTTGCACCTG
Encoded here:
- a CDS encoding GGDEF domain-containing protein; this encodes MPADEDAVDRPLPHRILNTVQALARRAGIRGPAPLAAVALSLLLIGLLFLAVQVRTIFSVQLHQEYIGLVLEAVERADAARSASVVLLGTPASDAQHHIAYRQARIEFAARLGSLHALIGSSPVPAPPMPADVLSPAADFRAASSALDSVYTYWRTERDRASADLRERIVSVSHTLIALSAIVFGVLITAIGMYAKRNRQLVGMSHEFEHASLHDAMTGLPNRRKLFASLEESAARLANGAEPARIAVLYIDLDGFKRVNDTHGHRIGDEFLIAVSRRFRQTVRSGDVVARIGGDEFAVLVREFSGDKELAAIAQRIIDCVTETDMQMRLSLVRASIGIASYPDRVSDYWRLVAVADDTMYTVKRNGKNNYAFASLAPAASASASI